From the Kiritimatiellaceae bacterium genome, one window contains:
- a CDS encoding helix-turn-helix transcriptional regulator — MKKSIHSDEYGAVLKKLTQMREQAGLTQRDLAEKLERENSFVWRIEHGERRLDVVEFFWVCEALGQDAKTVYAELAEAFGKVR; from the coding sequence ATGAAGAAGTCTATCCATTCAGACGAATACGGCGCGGTGCTTAAAAAGCTGACGCAAATGAGAGAGCAAGCGGGTCTGACTCAGCGCGATCTTGCCGAGAAGTTGGAACGGGAAAATTCATTCGTCTGGCGGATTGAGCACGGCGAACGGCGGCTGGATGTGGTGGAATTTTTCTGGGTCTGCGAAGCCCTCGGTCAGGATGCCAAGACCGTTTATGCCGAACTGGCGGAGGCGTTCGGAAAAGTTCGTTGA